The Sulfolobus islandicus Y.N.15.51 sequence GGAGCTACGAAGTAGTGGTATCAAGATAGAGGAAGTCAAGGAAATACCATTCCCCAGAAAGTTTATTGAAGGGAGGAAGAAGATTCAAGAAGAGTTTGATTGATATGCAATGTAAGGAACCTTTACTCCTCATTAGATATGAGTGTTAAACTTACTTTTCTTCAGCGCTAATTTCAATAATTTATCGTCAATTTTTAGCCAATTTTTTAAACCAGTTATTGTATCATAATCAAATTTCTCTAACATATTCAATTCCCTAATTAACCTGCTCACTTTGTCAGCATTTGATTGGGTTGATATAATAGCCTCTTCTAGGTTATATCCTACAATGACTTTTAATAGTATCTCTATAATAGAATTTATTCTATCTGGGACTCCTACTGTAGAATTTCTTAACGAAATCTTGACTTGTGGTAACTCATCATATCCGTATTTTCTTGATAGTTCATAGGTCGCGTTCTTAAGTCTTCTTCCCTTATCAACTATCCCCCCAATTATGAAAAACTTAGTATTCCTTATTATCTCCTCATTTGCAATCGTGTCACCATAAGGGTTTAGCACAATGGCATTATCTTTAGGGATGTGATTAAGAATCTCTATTTTATTTCTACCCTCCAATTTGAAAGAATCTGGAGTATGAGCTAACTTCAGATTATAGTCAAACAAGTACTCCCTAATGGTTTTTATCGAAACTTGTATTTGTTGTTCTAGACTTGTTTTCTCCTCGTCTTGTAATAAGTCAATATTCCCTAAATCTATTATGAATTGCGGACTTTTCGGTATTATGTCACTGGGTATCTTTATCTCCCCATTTTTTAACAAAACGTAATCCGTAATTTCCTCTCCTCTTCCTTTTAGAATCTTTATCTTTTCTTCAACAGATGTAACCTTACCATAATCGCGTTTTTTAGATATTCCATAATCGTAAAGAAGCATGTTTATTGCAATTGATTGTAGATATCCGGTTTTGAATAGTTTTTTCATAGTAGAAATTTTTAATGTTTCTATTCCAAGAGTGTTTGTGAAATATCTTGCTAAAGCTTTACCTAAGATCATTGTCGCATCTTTCTAGTTATTTCTGATAAATCACTCTTACTATCATTACTCAACTTTTTAGTTTCCTCAATTAATTCTGGTCTTCTAGTTTCTTCGGCAACTCTCTTTAACTCATTAAGCACTTTGGTTGCATCTTTTCCAGCCTCTAAAGCTTCTGAGTATTCTCTTAGTAATCTATAGTATCTAATCTCCAGTATCACATCTCTATCCGCATGGCTTTC is a genomic window containing:
- the trm10 gene encoding tRNA (adenine(9)-N1)-methyltransferase Trm10, whose product is MILGKALARYFTNTLGIETLKISTMKKLFKTGYLQSIAINMLLYDYGISKKRDYGKVTSVEEKIKILKGRGEEITDYVLLKNGEIKIPSDIIPKSPQFIIDLGNIDLLQDEEKTSLEQQIQVSIKTIREYLFDYNLKLAHTPDSFKLEGRNKIEILNHIPKDNAIVLNPYGDTIANEEIIRNTKFFIIGGIVDKGRRLKNATYELSRKYGYDELPQVKISLRNSTVGVPDRINSIIEILLKVIVGYNLEEAIISTQSNADKVSRLIRELNMLEKFDYDTITGLKNWLKIDDKLLKLALKKSKFNTHI